One window from the genome of Natrinema sp. DC36 encodes:
- a CDS encoding winged helix-turn-helix domain-containing protein: MTETATLVEDLPPSAKLVYKVLEYEGDLTQSEIADETLLSPSTVRDAVAHLEDAGVIEGQQGRLPDARKKVYYLVK, translated from the coding sequence ATGACTGAGACGGCCACCCTCGTGGAGGACCTCCCGCCGAGTGCGAAACTCGTGTACAAAGTCCTCGAGTACGAGGGCGACCTCACCCAGAGCGAGATCGCGGACGAAACGCTGCTGTCACCGTCGACGGTCCGAGACGCAGTCGCCCACCTCGAGGATGCGGGCGTGATCGAGGGCCAGCAAGGCCGACTCCCTGATGCTCGAAAGAAAGTATACTATCTTGTCAAGTGA
- a CDS encoding helix-turn-helix domain-containing protein translates to MMFEVVLCGQCENPWIVDEHDRRVQDSISCPNCPNEVTSPKVVTRQETKEAAAEARAQYIANEAGALDVYQRFTEDRGQYGKQLEEVERQMQQFPVDADLMDLKPIGSEKFEAFVDDHPIDADRFGDLVDDRPFYADAFSGEVSDDTQGDIGRELITDDLEEWVGEIDVDALPRGEVTPTNQAQISETVEIGDEPVSDVWSRVFEIDRVKKAYADGLEAAFGEMDVVDVYDVLEERSIPFWIRSDIVAIARDDHEAAEEFADTLTRLPETPLTKTEHLLATAALAATFETTVAVSVSFAEIFLERDRRDAEPICDLLAILAAGLDVRIVGTGRELSLLADKYRGDLPGVSEIRNRHRDTSWVDDVVSHAVDVLDPDGRHVEMLGQLAREPGGIMDRADLEALHDDIGRTRRAQILTSQAVDDSLEQLQLIEVFGSRGSQQVELLEPGCEVLDTLASEDGQQQTLEGSVSGTGNSSQQWRRTPRTRGGGRTGRPYITTYLGHEEHAAAAAAAESGTVTFVTGSLPDADATADYRERPVSYLEERDEAIVAPKASTPMEYTVTTALALADEKLFLDKALPAERIAEIDEPTHVLNAARQIGPVTSDSLDDPEELRSDLVEWGEAILGMIDRLKSGDFEDRDDLCSAILTSAKGLEGSIVHLLDAAGIEIIREVRVTPDLEDDKLDDLARSLAISASISSQYGRYAAYRQLFDVPNSTPPLGGPIADASDPVGELIGSFVIRGPDAHRLRDDLEYYLEHPRELLDNPAQFQVKIPVTEPDRDAYQEVAPRLLYRKRLRSTPAAISMFHSLVATPYDLAEALLSLPREDETRDLRADDVRFVLQQLSPDAILPDCGDAGKIIAALLDVDEPITQKELADRAGVRARTVRNHRNRLQGLGLLEITDDGYRLALSFRTPEERQSEVYPEIVATDEILIVEAADAVLEDLLPPDRYGDPDDPAGGVLFWPPDPLQLLVMDDVGPWITAAAALDDVDAELVEPTTVTMGPTTLAQQPLPTPDDSSEVGA, encoded by the coding sequence ATGATGTTCGAGGTCGTCCTCTGCGGGCAGTGCGAGAACCCGTGGATCGTCGATGAACACGACCGCCGGGTACAAGACTCGATCTCCTGCCCGAACTGCCCGAACGAAGTGACGTCCCCGAAAGTCGTCACCCGGCAGGAGACGAAAGAGGCAGCTGCCGAAGCGCGGGCGCAGTACATCGCCAACGAAGCCGGCGCACTCGACGTTTACCAGCGATTCACTGAGGATCGCGGCCAGTACGGTAAGCAGCTCGAGGAAGTCGAGCGCCAGATGCAGCAGTTCCCGGTCGACGCAGATCTGATGGATCTGAAGCCGATCGGGTCTGAGAAGTTCGAAGCGTTTGTCGACGACCATCCGATCGACGCCGACCGGTTCGGTGACCTCGTCGATGATCGCCCATTCTACGCCGACGCCTTCTCCGGCGAGGTTTCGGATGATACCCAGGGCGACATCGGTCGGGAACTCATCACGGACGACCTCGAGGAGTGGGTCGGAGAGATCGACGTCGACGCGCTCCCGCGCGGTGAAGTGACGCCGACGAACCAGGCCCAGATTAGTGAGACGGTCGAGATCGGCGACGAGCCAGTCAGCGATGTCTGGTCTCGAGTGTTCGAGATCGACCGCGTCAAGAAAGCGTATGCCGATGGTCTCGAAGCAGCCTTTGGGGAGATGGATGTCGTGGACGTCTACGATGTCCTCGAAGAGCGTTCGATTCCGTTCTGGATTCGGTCAGATATCGTTGCGATCGCACGAGATGATCACGAGGCCGCAGAGGAGTTTGCCGACACACTGACCCGGCTCCCCGAGACGCCGCTGACGAAGACTGAGCATCTCCTCGCTACGGCTGCACTGGCCGCGACGTTCGAGACAACGGTTGCGGTCAGTGTCTCGTTCGCCGAGATCTTCCTCGAGCGCGATCGTCGCGACGCCGAACCGATCTGTGACCTGCTGGCCATCCTCGCTGCAGGTCTGGATGTTCGAATCGTCGGCACCGGTCGTGAACTCTCGCTGCTGGCGGACAAGTACCGCGGCGACCTGCCGGGCGTTAGTGAGATCCGGAATCGTCACCGGGATACCAGCTGGGTCGACGACGTCGTCAGCCATGCAGTGGACGTACTCGATCCCGACGGCCGCCACGTCGAAATGCTCGGGCAACTCGCTCGGGAACCCGGCGGGATCATGGACCGTGCCGATCTCGAGGCGCTCCATGACGATATCGGACGTACCCGCCGGGCGCAGATCCTGACCAGCCAGGCCGTCGACGACTCCCTCGAGCAGCTGCAGTTGATCGAGGTGTTCGGATCCCGTGGTTCACAGCAAGTCGAACTGCTCGAACCGGGATGCGAAGTGTTGGACACTCTCGCGTCCGAAGACGGGCAGCAACAAACGCTGGAAGGCAGTGTTAGTGGGACCGGAAACTCATCCCAACAGTGGCGTAGAACACCGCGTACACGAGGGGGTGGGAGGACGGGCCGGCCGTACATCACCACCTACCTGGGCCACGAGGAACACGCTGCCGCCGCTGCAGCCGCCGAGTCAGGGACCGTGACGTTCGTCACGGGCAGCCTACCGGACGCTGACGCCACTGCAGACTACCGCGAACGGCCAGTGAGCTACCTCGAGGAACGCGACGAGGCGATCGTCGCCCCGAAGGCCTCGACTCCGATGGAGTATACGGTGACGACCGCACTGGCGTTAGCCGACGAGAAGCTGTTCCTCGATAAAGCGCTCCCAGCAGAGCGGATCGCCGAGATCGACGAACCGACTCACGTTCTCAACGCGGCTCGTCAGATCGGTCCCGTGACCAGCGATTCCCTGGACGATCCCGAGGAGCTCCGGTCCGACCTCGTTGAGTGGGGTGAGGCGATCCTCGGGATGATCGACCGGCTCAAATCGGGGGACTTCGAGGATCGCGACGACCTTTGCTCGGCGATCCTCACCTCTGCAAAGGGTCTCGAAGGCTCGATCGTGCACCTTCTCGATGCTGCTGGCATCGAGATCATCCGCGAAGTGCGGGTCACTCCCGACCTCGAGGACGACAAACTCGACGACCTGGCACGATCGCTCGCTATCTCGGCGTCGATCTCGTCGCAGTACGGCCGGTACGCCGCCTACCGCCAGCTGTTCGACGTCCCGAACAGCACTCCACCACTCGGTGGGCCGATCGCCGATGCATCGGATCCGGTCGGCGAGCTCATCGGCTCGTTCGTGATTCGTGGTCCAGATGCTCACCGGCTTCGCGACGATCTCGAATACTACCTCGAACACCCTCGAGAACTACTCGACAACCCGGCACAGTTCCAGGTCAAGATACCGGTCACGGAACCCGACCGCGACGCCTACCAGGAGGTCGCGCCCCGTCTCCTCTACCGGAAACGGCTTCGGTCGACGCCGGCGGCGATCTCGATGTTCCACAGTCTGGTCGCGACGCCGTACGATCTCGCCGAGGCGCTGCTCTCCCTCCCTCGAGAAGACGAAACTCGAGACCTCCGAGCGGACGACGTCCGATTCGTCCTGCAGCAACTCAGCCCCGATGCTATTCTCCCGGACTGCGGGGATGCTGGCAAGATCATCGCCGCGCTGCTCGACGTCGACGAACCGATCACCCAGAAGGAACTCGCCGATCGAGCCGGTGTCCGTGCCCGGACGGTTCGGAACCACCGCAATCGGCTCCAGGGCCTTGGCCTGCTCGAGATCACTGACGACGGCTACCGACTCGCACTGTCGTTCCGGACGCCGGAAGAGCGACAGTCCGAAGTCTACCCCGAGATCGTCGCGACCGACGAGATCCTGATCGTCGAGGCAGCCGACGCCGTCCTCGAGGACCTCCTCCCACCGGATCGATACGGCGATCCGGACGATCCGGCCGGAGGTGTACTGTTCTGGCCACCGGATCCATTACAACTACTTGTAATGGACGACGTCGGCCCGTGGATCACGGCGGCTGCGGCCCTTGACGACGTCGACGCAGAACTGGTCGAACCGACGACCGTGACGATGGGGCCGACGACGCTCGCCCAGCAGCCACTTCCGACGCCTGATGACTCGAGTGAGGTGGGAGCATGA
- a CDS encoding HNH endonuclease signature motif containing protein: MSESFTCPICGREFGSNRGLGVHKANGHNEPWHDEETLRQLYIEEGLSSYEIADDLGCTPPLIREWLGHFGIERRSVSESLRGKRSRTANFKHPIRDAERYPCWIASNGKFDQDKVYVHRLLAVAEYGFEEVVSKEIHHRNGVQWDNRPENLEVLTPADHRRLHHGGESA; the protein is encoded by the coding sequence ATGAGCGAGTCGTTCACGTGTCCAATCTGTGGGCGCGAGTTCGGCTCAAACCGTGGTCTCGGAGTCCATAAAGCGAATGGGCATAACGAGCCGTGGCATGACGAGGAGACGCTTCGACAACTCTACATCGAGGAAGGTCTTTCCTCGTACGAGATCGCCGACGATCTCGGCTGTACGCCACCACTCATCAGGGAGTGGCTCGGGCACTTCGGCATCGAGCGGCGGTCTGTCAGTGAGTCCCTTCGGGGGAAACGGTCACGCACAGCTAATTTCAAGCACCCAATTCGGGACGCCGAGAGGTACCCGTGTTGGATTGCTTCCAACGGTAAGTTCGACCAGGATAAAGTATATGTCCACCGCTTGCTCGCAGTCGCCGAGTATGGCTTCGAAGAGGTCGTCTCGAAAGAAATCCACCACCGGAACGGGGTTCAGTGGGATAATCGGCCGGAAAACCTCGAGGTTCTGACGCCAGCAGACCACCGGCGGCTCCACCACGGGGGTGAGTCGGCATGA
- a CDS encoding tyrosine-type recombinase/integrase, whose translation MRQLTREKALTEREFERLLIGAMRIDDPEESMETRAILLIGGRLGLRPGEITHIGESWVNHRREMLSIPPHDPCTKGRDGGPCGYCKQAVTQQLKHDDSKVFEDVLESYWNPKTDAAVRDVPYGWNQRISVAIDWLIDTHGGYPNSFSTLQRRLDTALELADGLEKDDTSLHGLRGTAASYHAGRGLDAGPLQSMFGWEDLATARNYIAVDGEMTARALGEVHG comes from the coding sequence ATGAGGCAACTGACTCGCGAGAAGGCGCTGACCGAACGCGAGTTCGAACGCCTCCTCATCGGTGCGATGCGGATCGACGACCCTGAAGAGAGCATGGAAACACGAGCAATCCTGCTCATCGGCGGTCGTCTTGGACTTCGGCCCGGAGAGATCACGCACATCGGCGAGTCGTGGGTCAACCACCGCCGGGAGATGCTGTCGATCCCACCTCACGATCCCTGCACCAAGGGCCGCGACGGCGGTCCCTGCGGCTACTGCAAACAGGCTGTGACTCAGCAACTCAAACACGATGACAGCAAAGTGTTCGAGGATGTCCTCGAGTCCTACTGGAATCCAAAAACCGACGCCGCAGTCCGTGATGTGCCCTACGGCTGGAACCAGCGCATCTCGGTCGCGATCGACTGGCTGATCGACACGCACGGCGGTTACCCAAATTCGTTTTCGACACTCCAGCGACGGCTCGATACTGCTCTGGAATTGGCCGACGGTCTCGAAAAGGACGACACGAGCCTCCACGGTCTCCGTGGAACGGCCGCGTCATACCACGCCGGTCGTGGACTCGATGCAGGCCCGCTCCAGTCGATGTTTGGCTGGGAGGATCTCGCGACCGCACGCAACTACATCGCCGTCGACGGTGAGATGACTGCTCGAGCGCTCGGAGAGGTGCACGGATGA